In Paenibacillus sp. FSL R7-0345, a single window of DNA contains:
- the cdaA gene encoding diadenylate cyclase CdaA codes for MSYFTDLTWKESIKDIIDILIVSYIIYKVLNMVRGTRAVQLLKGILVLVIIWALSTVLDLYTLKWLMNQIYTFGVFAIFIIFQPELRRGLEQLGRGKFFGRASENDEEISRLIGEVIKAVNYLSKRKIGALIVFERATGLNEYTESGIPMRSVVSSELLINIFIPNTPLHDGALIMQDGQIAAAACYLPLSENPFISKELGTRHRAAIGISEVADSVSVVVSEETGQISLALNGQIVRDIKEESLISKLHQELSASSTLKEKSSAFWKRRGGKNNG; via the coding sequence ATGAGCTATTTTACCGACCTGACATGGAAAGAATCCATTAAAGATATAATCGATATTCTGATCGTCAGCTACATTATCTATAAAGTCCTGAATATGGTGCGCGGTACCCGGGCCGTTCAGCTGTTGAAGGGGATTCTTGTGCTGGTTATCATCTGGGCGCTGAGCACGGTTCTGGATCTGTACACGCTGAAATGGCTGATGAACCAGATTTATACGTTCGGAGTGTTTGCGATCTTTATTATTTTTCAGCCGGAGCTGCGGCGGGGGCTGGAACAGCTTGGCCGGGGCAAATTTTTTGGACGGGCTTCAGAGAATGATGAGGAGATCAGCAGGCTGATCGGTGAAGTGATTAAAGCGGTAAACTATTTGTCCAAGCGCAAAATCGGGGCACTCATTGTTTTTGAACGCGCGACGGGTCTTAATGAGTACACGGAATCAGGGATCCCCATGCGTTCTGTTGTCAGCTCGGAGCTGCTGATTAATATTTTTATTCCGAATACGCCGCTGCATGACGGTGCGCTGATTATGCAGGATGGACAGATTGCTGCTGCCGCCTGTTATCTTCCTCTATCCGAGAATCCGTTCATCAGCAAAGAGCTGGGGACACGCCACCGTGCAGCAATCGGAATCAGTGAGGTGGCAGACTCGGTATCAGTTGTAGTCTCTGAGGAGACCGGACAAATATCACTGGCTCTTAACGGGCAGATTGTGCGCGATATTAAGGAAGAATCGCTGATCTCCAAGCTGCACCAGGAGCTGAGCGCGTCTTCGACGCTGAAGGAGAAAAGCTCTGCTTTCTGGAAACGGAGAGGAGGCAAGAACAATG
- a CDS encoding zf-HC2 domain-containing protein, whose protein sequence is MECKLAVSLMHDYLDDDLPELQQRELKEHLLSCPDCRAKFKELEQTDMLMFSLMHQNVVASDDLVSRIMDSLPKPKKERAFITWIKRHPALTAASIFLLVMLMSSVTFWNQDQQLVVRGSDLDQVVIQGDTVIVPSGKTISGNLTVENGKTQVYGDVNGNVTVIDGTLYKASTAHISGQVKSIDQAVSWLWYKVTNMFSEVAYR, encoded by the coding sequence ATGGAATGCAAACTGGCCGTCTCTTTGATGCATGATTACCTGGATGACGACTTGCCCGAGCTGCAGCAGAGGGAATTGAAGGAGCATCTTCTATCCTGTCCGGATTGCCGTGCAAAGTTCAAAGAACTGGAACAAACTGATATGCTGATGTTCTCCCTGATGCACCAGAATGTGGTTGCCTCAGATGATCTGGTAAGCCGGATTATGGACTCATTGCCGAAGCCTAAGAAAGAAAGAGCTTTTATTACCTGGATCAAAAGACATCCGGCCCTTACGGCAGCTTCCATATTCCTGCTGGTGATGCTGATGAGCTCGGTAACTTTCTGGAATCAGGATCAGCAGCTGGTGGTCAGAGGCAGTGACCTCGACCAGGTCGTAATCCAGGGCGATACAGTCATTGTACCGTCCGGCAAGACGATATCCGGTAATCTCACCGTGGAGAACGGCAAAACTCAGGTGTACGGGGATGTAAACGGCAACGTAACGGTAATCGACGGTACGCTGTACAAGGCATCTACAGCCCACATCTCAGGGCAAGTCAAAAGCATAGACCAAGCGGTAAGCTGGCTCTGGTATAAAGTGACGAACATGTTCTCTGAAGTTGCCTACCGTTAA
- the sigW gene encoding RNA polymerase sigma factor SigW yields the protein MENLEGRLTKLALKGDQRAFAELVELYKDKIYHLAYRMLNNRHEAEDIVQETFLRVYRNLDRYDDKQKFSTWIYRIGTNLCIDRLRKRKPTYSLDAEMNDQEGIDGYSMIPSTNVTPETELLLSETQRVIYEAIDSLPVKYRSVMILRYLQDLSLQEISDVLDMPVTTIKTRVHRGREFLRKKLGPKM from the coding sequence GTGGAGAATTTGGAAGGCAGATTGACAAAGCTCGCCTTAAAGGGCGACCAAAGAGCATTTGCCGAGCTTGTGGAACTATATAAAGACAAAATATATCATTTGGCTTACCGGATGCTGAACAACCGTCATGAGGCGGAGGATATCGTTCAGGAGACCTTTTTGCGTGTGTACCGGAATTTGGACCGTTATGATGACAAACAGAAATTTTCAACCTGGATTTACAGGATTGGCACGAACCTTTGTATCGACAGGCTGCGCAAGCGCAAGCCGACTTATTCACTGGATGCCGAAATGAACGATCAGGAAGGCATTGACGGCTATTCAATGATTCCGAGCACTAATGTGACCCCGGAGACGGAACTGCTGCTCTCAGAGACGCAGAGGGTGATCTACGAGGCCATTGACAGTCTGCCCGTGAAATACCGGTCTGTAATGATATTGCGGTATTTGCAGGATCTGTCACTGCAGGAGATCAGCGATGTGCTGGATATGCCGGTAACGACGATTAAAACCCGGGTGCACCGCGGACGTGAGTTCTTACGTAAAAAGTTAGGCCCGAAAATGTAA
- the ppc gene encoding phosphoenolpyruvate carboxylase, producing MTELTTAVSKSNSNNLLRRDVRFLGNILGEVLVHQGGNELLEVVEKIRETSKSLRSLFLPELHNEFKELIGSLDPENRHQVIRAFAIYFQLVNIAEQNHRIRRKRDYERSAGETVQPGSIESAIQELRERDFSQEDVHDIMNNLSLELVMTAHPTEAMRRAILDIHKRISDDVMGLDNPTLTFREREQLREKLLNEVITLWQTDELRDRKPTVLDEVRNGMYYFHETIFQVLPDVYQELERCLSKYYPGQNWHVPTYLRFGSWIGGDRDGNPSVTAAVTLQTLRLQRKLAIREYQRIMRELMQYLSFSTSIVNVTGELLDSIEADREIIKLNRFEAWRNDNEPYRIKLSYMISKTQNVMDDEKKGTPERYTTPQQFIDDLNVIDRSLRHHYADYVADTYIKKLIRQVELFGFHTAALDVRQHSQEHENAMAEILAKMNITQDYANMPEDEKVKLLESLLNDPRPLTSPYQSYSESTEECLAVYRTIYLAQEEYGKQCITSYLISMAEAASDILEVMVFSKEVGLFRKDNDGTVVCTLQAVPLFETIDDLHNAPQIMRTLLAMPIYREAVRAMNDLQEIMLGYSDSNKDGGVVTANWELRVALKQITATADDFGIKLKFFHGRGGALGRGGMPLNRSILAQPASTIGGGIKITEQGEVISSRYSMQGIAYRSLEQATSALVTAAIHARTPQADLYEEKWDEIIARISEVSLTKYQDLIFRDPDFLSFFKESTPLPEVGELNIGSRPSKRKNSDRFEDLRAIPWVFAWTQSRYLLPAWYAAGTGLQSFYEGKEENLKIMQTMYADFSFFTTLIDTLQMAIAKADLVIAEEYASMGKNDEARQRIFGQIKAEFKLTSELILKITGQHDILDNVPVIQESIRLRNPYVDPLSYLQVQLLSELRNLRDAEGDDAELLREVLLTINGIAAGLRNTG from the coding sequence ATGACCGAACTTACGACAGCTGTCAGCAAAAGCAATTCCAACAATCTGCTGCGGCGTGACGTACGGTTCCTGGGGAACATCTTGGGCGAAGTCTTGGTACATCAAGGCGGTAATGAATTGCTGGAGGTCGTGGAGAAAATCCGTGAAACCAGCAAATCGCTGCGCTCATTATTTTTGCCTGAACTGCACAATGAATTTAAAGAGCTGATTGGCTCACTGGATCCTGAGAATCGCCATCAAGTAATACGGGCGTTTGCCATTTATTTTCAATTGGTAAATATCGCTGAGCAAAATCACCGGATTCGCCGCAAGCGGGACTATGAACGCTCTGCAGGGGAAACGGTACAGCCGGGATCTATCGAAAGTGCGATTCAGGAGCTCCGTGAACGTGATTTTTCCCAAGAGGATGTTCATGACATTATGAATAATCTGTCCTTGGAGCTGGTCATGACCGCTCACCCTACGGAAGCAATGCGGCGGGCCATTCTCGATATCCACAAACGGATATCCGATGATGTGATGGGACTTGATAATCCGACGCTGACATTCCGTGAACGCGAGCAGCTCCGTGAGAAGCTGCTGAACGAAGTAATCACGCTTTGGCAGACAGACGAATTGCGTGACCGTAAACCGACAGTGCTGGATGAAGTGCGTAACGGGATGTATTACTTCCATGAGACGATATTCCAGGTGCTGCCGGACGTATATCAAGAACTTGAGCGATGTCTGAGCAAATACTATCCGGGCCAGAACTGGCATGTGCCGACTTATCTGCGTTTTGGATCATGGATCGGGGGCGACCGGGACGGAAATCCTTCCGTAACGGCGGCTGTGACGCTACAGACGCTGCGTCTGCAGCGCAAGCTGGCTATCCGTGAGTATCAGCGCATTATGCGCGAACTGATGCAGTATCTGAGCTTTAGTACAAGCATCGTCAATGTTACAGGCGAGCTGCTGGATTCAATAGAAGCAGACCGGGAGATTATTAAGCTGAACCGGTTTGAGGCCTGGCGTAATGATAATGAGCCCTACCGGATTAAGCTCAGCTATATGATCTCCAAGACACAGAATGTGATGGATGATGAGAAAAAGGGAACTCCTGAGCGCTACACGACTCCGCAGCAGTTCATTGATGATCTTAACGTAATTGACCGCAGTCTGCGTCATCATTATGCGGATTATGTAGCAGATACTTACATTAAGAAGCTGATCCGTCAGGTGGAGCTGTTTGGTTTCCACACTGCGGCACTTGACGTGCGCCAGCATAGCCAGGAGCACGAAAATGCCATGGCTGAAATTCTGGCCAAAATGAATATCACCCAAGATTACGCCAATATGCCCGAAGATGAAAAGGTAAAGCTCCTTGAGTCCTTGCTTAACGATCCGCGGCCGCTGACCTCTCCGTACCAGTCTTACAGTGAGAGTACAGAGGAATGCCTTGCAGTATACCGCACAATCTATCTGGCGCAGGAGGAGTACGGCAAGCAGTGTATTACGAGCTATCTGATCAGTATGGCAGAAGCAGCAAGTGATATTCTGGAGGTAATGGTATTCTCCAAAGAGGTTGGCTTGTTCCGTAAGGATAACGATGGAACAGTTGTCTGCACCCTGCAGGCGGTACCGCTCTTTGAAACCATCGATGACCTCCATAACGCTCCGCAGATTATGCGGACACTGCTCGCCATGCCGATCTATCGTGAAGCGGTGCGGGCAATGAACGACCTGCAGGAAATTATGCTGGGTTATTCCGACAGTAACAAAGACGGCGGCGTAGTAACTGCAAACTGGGAGCTGCGTGTTGCGCTGAAGCAGATTACAGCTACAGCAGATGATTTCGGCATCAAGCTGAAGTTCTTCCACGGCCGCGGCGGAGCACTTGGCCGCGGCGGGATGCCGCTGAACCGCAGTATTCTTGCCCAGCCGGCTTCGACGATTGGCGGCGGCATCAAGATTACCGAGCAGGGCGAAGTCATTTCTTCCCGTTATTCGATGCAGGGCATAGCCTACCGGAGTTTGGAGCAGGCTACCTCAGCGCTGGTAACAGCAGCGATTCATGCCAGAACGCCGCAGGCAGATTTGTATGAAGAGAAGTGGGATGAGATTATAGCCCGTATCTCTGAAGTATCCCTGACTAAGTATCAGGACCTGATCTTCCGTGACCCGGACTTCCTGTCCTTCTTCAAAGAATCGACACCTCTGCCTGAGGTGGGCGAGCTGAACATCGGCTCACGTCCGTCCAAGCGGAAGAATAGTGACCGGTTCGAGGATCTGCGTGCGATTCCTTGGGTATTTGCCTGGACGCAGAGCCGCTACCTGCTGCCGGCCTGGTATGCTGCCGGAACAGGGCTACAGAGCTTCTATGAAGGTAAGGAAGAGAATCTGAAGATCATGCAGACGATGTATGCTGACTTCTCGTTCTTTACAACGCTGATTGATACACTGCAGATGGCGATCGCGAAGGCGGATCTGGTTATTGCCGAGGAGTATGCTTCCATGGGCAAAAACGATGAAGCCCGCCAGCGGATCTTCGGCCAGATTAAAGCCGAGTTCAAGCTGACCTCAGAGCTGATCCTCAAGATCACCGGCCAGCATGATATTCTGGATAACGTTCCGGTTATTCAGGAATCGATCCGTCTGCGCAACCCTTACGTTGATCCGCTCAGCTATCTTCAGGTACAGCTGCTGTCCGAGCTTAGAAATCTGCGTGATGCCGAGGGCGACGACGCTGAACTGCTGCGTGAGGTACTGCTTACCATTAACGGTATTGCTGCTGGATTGCGTAATACGGGCTGA
- a CDS encoding stage II sporulation protein M, which produces MFAFSRFLKDLGTIRKAILLALTLFVLGGVLGWIGTGSLQKLLEQQLEGLSSISGELMDSDNPEWSFFTFIFLNNSIKSVLVIFLGALFGVIPAFFLLINGGVIGYLIHLSVLQGADLFQLIVKGLLPHGIIEIPAIIIACAFGLAFGGKVVQSMFGRVRDGVWPESMRRTLTASVWIVILLLIAAIIESTITLALLS; this is translated from the coding sequence ATGTTTGCGTTTTCAAGATTCCTTAAAGACCTGGGGACAATCCGGAAAGCAATATTGCTGGCGCTGACTCTTTTTGTGTTAGGGGGAGTGCTCGGCTGGATCGGCACCGGCAGTCTGCAGAAGCTGCTTGAACAGCAGCTCGAAGGGTTAAGCAGCATCAGCGGAGAGCTCATGGATTCAGATAATCCGGAGTGGAGCTTCTTCACGTTTATATTTTTAAACAACAGCATTAAAAGTGTGTTAGTTATTTTCCTGGGGGCGCTATTTGGCGTTATTCCGGCGTTCTTCTTATTGATTAACGGGGGAGTTATCGGCTATCTGATCCACTTATCGGTCCTGCAGGGGGCGGATTTATTTCAGTTAATTGTTAAAGGGCTGCTGCCGCACGGCATTATAGAAATTCCGGCAATTATTATTGCTTGTGCATTCGGGCTGGCTTTTGGGGGAAAAGTGGTACAGAGCATGTTTGGCAGGGTCCGGGACGGCGTCTGGCCTGAGTCTATGCGCAGGACATTGACGGCATCCGTATGGATAGTAATCCTGCTGCTGATTGCCGCAATTATTGAAAGTACAATTACATTGGCGCTTTTATCATAA
- the pdaB gene encoding polysaccharide deacetylase family sporulation protein PdaB produces the protein MNSFYVFSGKKIKRFIYIFAAALLAAGVVYVERGNITVFSDSQAPSAIYSVPTQKKLIAITFDISWGEKRPEPILKVLEDKKVDKATFFLSSPWSKTHPEIVTSIKDAGFEIGSHGHKHVNYSTLSNEEIRTQISTAHTVLTELTGKEPNLIRMPNGDFDKRVLQVASDLGYKVIQWDTDSLDWKNIGVDNIVKRVTTKAHPGDIILLHASDSCKQTHEALPQIIDNLRAQGYEFVTVSELISQSSAEGTEVRDSASLNKELEKAAGM, from the coding sequence ATGAATTCTTTTTATGTATTCAGCGGCAAAAAGATAAAACGGTTCATTTATATCTTTGCCGCTGCGCTTCTGGCCGCTGGTGTTGTATACGTGGAAAGGGGTAACATTACTGTTTTTTCAGATTCACAAGCCCCTTCTGCCATCTACAGCGTGCCAACGCAAAAGAAGCTGATCGCTATAACCTTTGACATTAGCTGGGGTGAAAAGCGGCCGGAACCGATTCTGAAGGTGCTTGAGGACAAAAAGGTAGATAAGGCTACGTTCTTCCTTTCCTCACCTTGGAGTAAAACGCACCCGGAGATTGTAACCAGCATTAAGGATGCGGGCTTTGAAATCGGCAGCCACGGGCACAAGCATGTTAACTACAGCACGCTCAGCAATGAGGAGATCCGCACGCAAATTTCAACAGCCCACACCGTACTCACCGAATTAACGGGCAAAGAGCCTAACCTGATCCGTATGCCGAATGGTGATTTTGATAAAAGAGTGCTTCAGGTAGCCAGCGATCTCGGCTATAAGGTTATCCAGTGGGATACAGACTCTCTCGACTGGAAAAACATCGGTGTAGATAATATCGTCAAGCGGGTCACCACCAAAGCACACCCGGGGGACATCATCCTCCTTCATGCCAGCGACTCCTGCAAGCAGACCCATGAGGCACTTCCCCAGATTATCGATAATCTCCGTGCCCAGGGCTATGAATTTGTCACTGTATCCGAGCTGATCAGCCAGAGCAGTGCTGAAGGCACTGAAGTCCGTGATTCTGCCTCACTGAACAAAGAGCTTGAGAAGGCTGCAGGAATGTAA
- a CDS encoding PPK2 family polyphosphate kinase has product MNIKRYMIKDTSENILRMLDPSERGDFDSKEEAAAKMEKLKERLAELQDILFAQKKHSLLVILQGMDSSGKDGTVKHIFSGINPQGFIVTSFKKPSLEEEAHDFLWRVHMKTPPKGYIAAFNRSHYEDVLVPRVHGSLKKDDMKRRFRYIRQFEEMLVEEGTTVIKLFLHISKEKQLKKIQERLQDPTKHWKFDASDLQEREYWDDYQKAYEDVFRETGTEQAPWYWIPANHRWYRNYLALSIVVKTLEGLDLKYPKLDSSTPDISELISPRH; this is encoded by the coding sequence ATGAACATCAAGCGCTATATGATAAAAGACACAAGTGAAAACATTTTAAGAATGCTCGATCCGTCAGAACGCGGTGATTTTGACTCGAAAGAGGAAGCCGCGGCCAAAATGGAAAAGCTGAAGGAGCGCCTGGCCGAGCTGCAGGATATTCTGTTTGCCCAAAAGAAGCACTCGCTGCTCGTTATTCTTCAGGGGATGGACTCAAGCGGAAAGGATGGAACGGTAAAGCATATCTTTTCCGGCATTAATCCCCAAGGGTTTATCGTTACCAGCTTTAAAAAGCCGTCACTGGAGGAGGAGGCCCACGATTTCCTGTGGAGAGTGCATATGAAGACTCCGCCAAAAGGTTATATTGCTGCCTTCAACCGCTCCCATTATGAGGATGTGCTGGTTCCCCGGGTGCATGGCAGCCTGAAAAAAGACGATATGAAACGCCGTTTCCGATATATCCGCCAGTTTGAAGAGATGCTGGTTGAAGAGGGCACAACCGTGATCAAGCTGTTTTTGCATATCTCCAAGGAGAAGCAGCTTAAAAAAATCCAGGAGCGCCTGCAGGATCCGACCAAGCACTGGAAATTCGACGCCAGCGACCTGCAGGAGCGGGAATACTGGGATGATTATCAGAAGGCTTATGAGGATGTGTTCCGTGAGACCGGCACCGAACAGGCACCATGGTACTGGATTCCGGCCAACCACAGGTGGTACCGCAATTATCTGGCATTGTCCATCGTAGTCAAAACACTGGAGGGGCTCGACCTGAAGTATCCGAAGCTGGATTCTTCTACACCTGATATATCAGAGCTCATCTCTCCGCGTCACTAA
- a CDS encoding KinB-signaling pathway activation protein, translating to MKWLSIRKWYHLFWTTLLVGAASAGLAGLMLQIVNGGIDFKSTADLLLYLLILLGSGMLVSVYAQLGFFAYLILNYMGNGVFSRKVWQYIQLVLAVLALLELIFLRAFVGAERTGSSDLILGIGILLTAVVVSYFKVQSTKAAAAIPTFFFMTAITIVETIGVLQIGVDSATLFIVVPLIACNAFQILRLHAILKPLNPQLS from the coding sequence GTGAAGTGGCTGAGTATAAGAAAATGGTATCACCTGTTCTGGACCACACTTCTGGTAGGGGCTGCCTCAGCCGGGCTGGCGGGACTTATGCTGCAGATTGTGAATGGCGGCATAGATTTCAAAAGCACAGCGGATCTGCTGCTGTACCTGCTTATTCTGCTTGGTTCCGGAATGCTTGTTAGCGTTTACGCACAGCTGGGATTTTTCGCGTACCTGATTCTTAATTACATGGGCAATGGTGTGTTTTCCCGTAAAGTGTGGCAGTACATACAGCTTGTGTTGGCTGTGCTGGCGCTGCTCGAGCTTATATTCCTGAGGGCCTTTGTCGGAGCTGAAAGAACAGGAAGCTCTGATCTGATCCTGGGAATAGGCATTCTGCTTACAGCCGTCGTTGTGTCTTATTTCAAAGTGCAGAGCACAAAGGCAGCTGCTGCGATTCCGACCTTTTTCTTCATGACAGCCATCACCATTGTGGAGACGATAGGCGTGCTCCAGATTGGTGTAGACAGTGCAACCTTGTTTATTGTGGTTCCGCTGATTGCCTGCAATGCATTCCAGATTTTAAGACTGCATGCCATCCTTAAACCGCTTAACCCTCAGCTCTCATAA
- the gerD gene encoding spore germination lipoprotein GerD, translated as MKWRSLLSGGLALSLVLTLTACGGEQSSSSSQMGYKEMKTMVVDILKSDEGKKAVEEALTSSSGSEGSSVSGLSMKMMPLQTNEQIRIAVKDTITAPEYQKEIEKIMTDPTFAGEFAKAINSQSKELHLQLIKDPTYQKSIEEIMKSPEMMKMFLDLTKTSDYRKQSMTIMQEAMQNPLFRMEVLGLLKTVVQDELQPKVQKKGGEKDSGSGGDQGSGGDSSKQEGGDDSGS; from the coding sequence ATGAAGTGGAGGAGTTTGTTGTCTGGAGGCCTGGCATTAAGCCTGGTGCTCACCTTAACAGCCTGTGGAGGAGAACAGAGCAGTTCTTCCAGTCAGATGGGATATAAGGAAATGAAGACAATGGTTGTCGATATATTAAAAAGCGATGAAGGTAAAAAAGCAGTCGAGGAGGCACTAACCTCAAGCAGCGGATCGGAAGGAAGCAGTGTAAGCGGGTTAAGCATGAAAATGATGCCGCTGCAGACCAATGAGCAGATCCGGATTGCGGTTAAGGATACGATCACTGCACCGGAGTACCAGAAGGAAATCGAAAAGATTATGACCGATCCGACCTTTGCCGGTGAGTTCGCCAAAGCCATCAACAGCCAGAGCAAGGAGCTGCATCTGCAGCTGATCAAGGATCCGACTTATCAGAAATCAATTGAAGAAATTATGAAATCGCCTGAAATGATGAAAATGTTCCTGGATCTTACAAAGACATCAGACTACCGCAAGCAGTCCATGACCATTATGCAGGAAGCGATGCAGAATCCGCTCTTCCGTATGGAAGTGCTGGGGCTGCTCAAAACAGTCGTGCAGGACGAGCTCCAGCCTAAGGTTCAGAAGAAAGGCGGAGAAAAGGACAGCGGCTCCGGCGGTGATCAGGGAAGCGGAGGCGACAGTTCGAAGCAGGAAGGCGGAGATGACTCCGGCTCTTAA
- a CDS encoding Mrp/NBP35 family ATP-binding protein, producing the protein MQTREQIQELLQPLKDQESGKSLIDLQLIRDIMVKEDRISLSIVCLEEEDASRMELEQKVRDLLTESGVENIHIRLRNATDYERSILRTEGSPDKPEQEEGTALKGHAAGLEDHELLDENSGVKFIAVASGKGGVGKSTVTVNLAVALARKGKKVGLIDADIYGFSIPDMMGIEEGPVVEEGTIIPVERFGVKVMSMGFFIRENSPVIWRGPMLGKMLRQFFSDVGWGELDYMLLDLPPGTGDVALDVHQMLPHSKEIIVTTPHATAAFVAARAGSMALQTEHEILGVIENMAYYECSSCGKRDYIFGRGGGARLAETLHTELLAQVPLGAPDNHISEPDFSPSVYKEETATAQLFAEVADKLIAKFE; encoded by the coding sequence ATGCAGACCAGGGAACAAATTCAGGAGCTTTTGCAGCCGCTTAAAGACCAGGAATCCGGAAAAAGCCTTATTGATCTGCAGCTGATCCGCGACATTATGGTTAAAGAGGACAGGATCTCGTTATCCATTGTATGTCTTGAGGAAGAGGATGCAAGCCGGATGGAGCTGGAGCAGAAGGTGCGTGATCTGCTTACCGAAAGCGGTGTGGAGAACATCCATATCCGCTTGCGCAATGCAACCGACTATGAGCGCTCTATTTTGCGTACAGAAGGTTCTCCGGACAAGCCGGAGCAAGAAGAGGGTACAGCGCTAAAAGGGCATGCAGCAGGCCTTGAGGACCATGAGCTGCTGGATGAGAACTCCGGCGTGAAGTTCATTGCTGTGGCCAGCGGCAAGGGCGGTGTCGGCAAATCGACAGTCACAGTTAATCTCGCAGTAGCCCTGGCACGTAAAGGTAAAAAAGTGGGCCTAATTGATGCCGACATCTACGGATTCAGCATTCCGGATATGATGGGCATTGAGGAAGGGCCGGTAGTCGAGGAAGGAACGATTATTCCTGTAGAACGCTTCGGGGTTAAAGTCATGTCTATGGGCTTTTTCATCCGTGAAAATAGTCCGGTCATCTGGCGGGGGCCGATGCTCGGCAAGATGCTCCGCCAGTTCTTTAGTGATGTAGGCTGGGGTGAGCTTGATTATATGCTGCTGGATCTTCCGCCAGGTACAGGCGATGTGGCGCTGGATGTTCACCAGATGCTTCCGCACAGCAAAGAGATTATTGTGACTACCCCGCATGCCACTGCGGCCTTTGTAGCGGCCAGAGCGGGCTCTATGGCGCTGCAGACGGAACATGAAATCCTTGGGGTTATTGAGAACATGGCCTATTATGAATGCTCCTCGTGCGGCAAACGGGATTACATCTTCGGACGCGGAGGCGGAGCGAGACTGGCGGAGACGCTGCATACAGAGCTGTTGGCCCAGGTACCGCTTGGTGCGCCGGACAACCATATCTCCGAGCCTGACTTTTCACCATCCGTTTATAAAGAGGAGACTGCGACGGCGCAATTGTTTGCCGAGGTTGCAGACAAGCTGATTGCAAAATTTGAATAA
- the cwlD gene encoding N-acetylmuramoyl-L-alanine amidase CwlD, which produces MSGRKKGKVSVWIAWSSIKKSMLGIFLLAVMIGIIAYDMPTAKTLNYWSLPLSGKIIAIDAGHGGPDGGAVSKDGLIEKDINLSVSLYLRDYLQQAGAIVVMTREGDYDLAGEGTKGYSKRKTEDLKQRVRSIEEKGADLFISVHMNSVPSNRWSGAQTFYYQANDGNKALAGFIQDELRTTLENTTRVAKTVNTVYLLKMLKMPAALVEVGFLSHPEESALLGDDVYQRKVATSIYRGILRYASEQP; this is translated from the coding sequence ATGTCTGGCCGGAAGAAAGGGAAGGTCTCGGTCTGGATTGCCTGGAGCAGCATTAAAAAAAGCATGTTAGGGATCTTTCTGCTGGCCGTAATGATCGGGATTATAGCCTATGATATGCCTACTGCCAAAACGCTGAACTACTGGAGCCTGCCACTGTCGGGCAAAATTATTGCAATCGATGCCGGGCATGGCGGTCCTGACGGGGGAGCGGTCAGCAAGGACGGGCTGATCGAGAAGGATATCAATTTGTCCGTTTCCCTCTATTTACGGGATTACCTGCAGCAGGCGGGTGCGATTGTGGTCATGACGCGCGAGGGGGATTATGATCTTGCCGGGGAAGGGACAAAGGGCTACTCCAAGAGGAAAACAGAGGATCTGAAGCAGCGGGTCAGAAGCATTGAGGAGAAAGGGGCTGACCTTTTTATAAGTGTACACATGAACAGTGTGCCTTCTAACCGCTGGAGCGGGGCGCAGACCTTTTATTACCAGGCAAATGACGGCAATAAGGCACTGGCGGGCTTTATTCAGGATGAGCTGCGGACAACGCTTGAGAATACAACCCGTGTGGCCAAAACAGTGAATACGGTGTATCTGCTGAAAATGCTGAAGATGCCCGCGGCGCTGGTCGAGGTAGGCTTTCTTTCACATCCTGAAGAATCGGCCCTGCTTGGAGATGATGTGTACCAGCGGAAGGTGGCCACCAGCATTTACAGGGGGATTCTGCGCTACGCATCGGAGCAGCCTTGA